In Burkholderia savannae, one genomic interval encodes:
- the mdcG gene encoding malonate decarboxylase holo-[acyl-carrier-protein] synthase produces the protein MSSPAPAADAPLVRHTLVRVRADAWRALLAARDGADALPYVRDWAARGWPLIVRRRSPCDAGIPLGLPLPPSAGKRRVALAAVREQIDAVYALPALGDVEHRAPPAWRPTLAGLRALADAHRVDCRVFGSLAWQTLTGLRYVGDGSDLDVLLMPLRSEPSLSLSTSLSASMSLSTLPAPSMSPSPLPLSLQVSSLTASASASASASASASASEREATSSFSISSRRDAIAPFLAALAELDAHAPMRIDGELLRADGAGVNWRELHAGEREVAMKTATGVELCEPAAFLDAWR, from the coding sequence ATGAGCTCGCCCGCGCCGGCCGCTGACGCGCCGCTCGTGCGGCACACGCTCGTGCGCGTGCGCGCCGACGCGTGGCGCGCGCTGCTCGCCGCGCGCGACGGCGCCGATGCGCTGCCGTACGTGCGCGATTGGGCCGCGCGCGGCTGGCCGCTGATCGTGCGGCGGCGCTCGCCGTGCGATGCGGGCATTCCGCTCGGGTTGCCGCTGCCGCCGTCGGCGGGCAAGCGTCGCGTCGCGCTTGCGGCCGTGCGCGAGCAGATCGACGCGGTGTACGCGCTGCCGGCGCTCGGCGACGTCGAGCATCGGGCGCCGCCCGCGTGGCGGCCGACGCTTGCCGGGTTGCGCGCGCTCGCCGACGCGCATCGAGTCGACTGCCGGGTGTTCGGCAGCCTGGCGTGGCAGACGCTGACGGGGCTGCGCTATGTGGGCGACGGGTCGGATCTCGATGTCTTGTTGATGCCGTTGCGCTCGGAGCCGTCGCTGTCGCTTTCGACGTCGCTGTCTGCGTCGATGTCGTTGTCGACGTTACCGGCACCGTCGATGTCGCCATCGCCATTGCCTTTGTCTTTGCAGGTATCGTCGCTGACGGCATCGGCATCGGCATCGGCATCGGCATCGGCATCGGCATCGGCGTCAGAACGGGAGGCTACATCGTCGTTTTCGATTTCATCGCGGCGCGACGCGATCGCGCCGTTTCTCGCGGCGCTCGCCGAGCTCGACGCCCATGCGCCGATGCGCATCGACGGCGAGCTGCTGCGTGCGGACGGCGCGGGCGTGAACTGGCGCGAGCTGCACGCGGGCGAGCGCGAAGTCGCGATGAAGACGGCGACGGGCGTCGAGCTTTGCGAGCCGGCGGCATTTCTGGACGCGTGGCGATGA
- a CDS encoding DUF4148 domain-containing protein produces MNTLRFLVAAAAVAASVLTATSALASTSDAAQGKTRAQVRAELIQAYRDGVIPTPDGDYPPSQATIDANRARLAAADPAWAREQQ; encoded by the coding sequence ATGAATACGCTACGCTTTCTCGTCGCGGCCGCCGCCGTCGCGGCGTCCGTGCTGACCGCGACGTCGGCGCTCGCATCGACGTCCGACGCGGCCCAAGGCAAGACCCGCGCGCAGGTGCGCGCCGAGCTGATCCAGGCGTACCGCGACGGCGTGATCCCGACGCCGGACGGCGACTATCCGCCGAGCCAGGCGACGATCGACGCGAACCGCGCCCGCCTCGCGGCGGCCGATCCCGCATGGGCGCGGGAACAGCAGTGA
- the mdcE gene encoding biotin-independent malonate decarboxylase subunit gamma has product MTLDDVLASLFPSGHDVAIDADGLLAGHGALAGRTVDVIGVARGAALGVDGALALAERVLATIGRGGETPILVLVDGDSQRMSKRDELLGLNECLAHLAKCLLHADALGHPTIGLLYGHAAAGAFIATALATRTLVALPGAQPEVMDLQAMSRVTKLPVDVLREKAQSTAVFAPGLENFAKTGAVDAVLDPARSLAEQLAGIVARPTDRADRRDRVGAERGGRPVAADVAQRVHELARAGR; this is encoded by the coding sequence ATGACGCTCGATGACGTGCTCGCTTCGCTGTTTCCGTCGGGCCACGACGTCGCGATCGACGCCGACGGGCTGCTCGCCGGGCACGGCGCGCTCGCGGGGCGCACGGTCGACGTGATCGGCGTCGCGCGGGGCGCGGCGCTCGGCGTCGACGGCGCGCTCGCGCTCGCCGAGCGCGTGCTCGCGACGATCGGGCGCGGCGGCGAGACGCCGATCCTCGTGCTCGTCGACGGCGACAGCCAGCGGATGAGCAAGCGCGACGAACTGCTCGGCCTGAACGAATGCCTCGCGCATCTCGCGAAGTGCCTGCTGCATGCGGACGCGCTCGGCCATCCGACGATCGGCTTGCTGTACGGGCATGCGGCGGCGGGCGCGTTCATCGCGACGGCGCTCGCGACCCGCACGCTCGTCGCGCTGCCGGGCGCGCAGCCGGAGGTGATGGATCTGCAGGCGATGTCGCGGGTGACGAAGCTGCCCGTCGACGTGCTGCGCGAGAAGGCGCAATCGACCGCGGTGTTCGCGCCGGGGCTCGAGAACTTCGCGAAGACGGGCGCGGTCGACGCGGTGCTCGATCCGGCGCGCTCGCTCGCCGAGCAGTTGGCCGGGATCGTCGCGCGGCCGACCGATCGCGCTGATCGGCGCGACCGCGTCGGCGCCGAGCGCGGCGGCCGGCCCGTCGCCGCCGACGTCGCGCAGCGCGTGCATGAGCTCGCCCGCGCCGGCCGCTGA
- the mdcH gene encoding malonate decarboxylase subunit epsilon — MTIAILCSGQGGQRAGMFELTADVPQAAPLFAHAAALLGADPREWARDAGDDALRENFAAQLVCTLQALSAMTRLDALLPRRRCVAGYSVGEVAAWGVAGLVDARDALDLVAARARAMDAASDGDARMLFARGLPRDAIDALCTAHGAAVAIVNPGDAYVLAGPRAALDMLAAHAREKGAARVAPVCVRVASHTRWLDAAVPRFRAALADVRIARAPVPGTRLLSGIDGAPVLDVAAGVDKLARQIAEPIDWAACLAGCVEAGARAFVELGPGRALADMAAAAYPALPARSLADFRSWDGVRAWFSRVDPGA, encoded by the coding sequence ATGACGATCGCGATTCTCTGTTCGGGGCAGGGCGGCCAGCGCGCCGGCATGTTCGAGCTGACAGCCGATGTGCCGCAAGCCGCGCCGCTCTTCGCGCATGCGGCCGCGCTCCTCGGCGCCGATCCGCGCGAGTGGGCGCGCGACGCCGGCGACGATGCGTTGCGCGAGAACTTCGCCGCGCAGCTCGTCTGCACGCTGCAGGCGCTAAGCGCGATGACGCGGCTCGACGCGCTGCTGCCGCGCCGGCGCTGCGTCGCGGGCTACAGCGTCGGCGAGGTCGCCGCATGGGGCGTCGCGGGGCTCGTCGACGCGCGCGACGCGCTCGATCTCGTCGCGGCCCGCGCGCGCGCGATGGACGCGGCGAGCGACGGCGACGCGCGCATGCTGTTCGCGCGCGGCCTGCCGCGCGACGCGATCGACGCGTTGTGCACGGCGCACGGCGCGGCGGTCGCGATCGTCAATCCGGGCGACGCGTACGTGCTCGCCGGCCCGCGCGCGGCGCTCGACATGCTCGCCGCGCACGCGCGCGAGAAAGGCGCGGCGCGCGTCGCGCCGGTCTGCGTTCGCGTCGCGTCGCATACGCGCTGGCTCGATGCCGCGGTGCCGCGGTTTCGCGCGGCGCTCGCCGACGTGCGGATCGCGCGCGCACCCGTGCCCGGCACGCGGCTTTTGTCCGGCATCGACGGCGCGCCGGTGCTCGACGTCGCCGCCGGCGTCGACAAACTCGCGCGCCAGATCGCCGAGCCGATCGACTGGGCGGCGTGTCTCGCGGGCTGCGTTGAAGCGGGCGCGCGCGCGTTCGTCGAGCTCGGTCCGGGGCGCGCGCTCGCCGACATGGCCGCCGCCGCGTATCCCGCGCTGCCGGCGCGCAGTCTTGCCGATTTCCGCTCGTGGGACGGCGTGCGCGCATGGTTTTCCCGCGTCGATCCCGGCGCGTAG
- the madL gene encoding malonate transporter subunit MadL encodes MIIYGTALLAFCHLAGLFLGDLLGAAIGAKTNVGGVGIAMLLLIGLKLHLHRRGWLPKETESGVAFWGAMYIPVVVAMAANQNVVAALKGGPVALLSAVGAAAVCAVCIAVLARVGRDATTLAALPRPEEN; translated from the coding sequence ATGATCATCTACGGAACCGCGCTGCTCGCGTTCTGCCATCTGGCCGGGCTCTTCCTCGGCGATCTGCTGGGCGCCGCGATCGGCGCGAAGACCAACGTCGGCGGCGTCGGCATCGCGATGCTGCTCCTCATCGGCCTGAAGCTCCATCTGCATCGGCGCGGCTGGCTGCCGAAGGAGACCGAGTCCGGCGTCGCGTTCTGGGGGGCGATGTACATCCCGGTCGTCGTCGCGATGGCGGCCAACCAGAACGTCGTCGCCGCGCTGAAGGGCGGGCCCGTCGCGTTGCTGTCGGCGGTGGGCGCGGCCGCCGTGTGCGCGGTCTGCATCGCGGTGCTCGCGCGCGTCGGGCGCGACGCGACGACGCTCGCGGCGCTGCCGCGGCCCGAAGAGAACTGA
- a CDS encoding phospholipase D-like domain-containing protein, translating into MTYRVRFAPVFSSVCALLYATSAPEFARAAQIPSRDAALGAYFDADASSTEIEVELIRLARTRVLVAGGASVPAAVASALCAARGRGVDVRVVLDRTGRATKYSGAAFLASAGVSVALSERVSNAHGPFVVVDDAVVLGTASFAQTRDARGAGNFNVFYRAPQLAQSYATEFWRLYGLARR; encoded by the coding sequence ATGACATACCGCGTTCGTTTCGCTCCCGTCTTCTCGTCCGTTTGCGCACTGCTCTACGCGACGTCCGCGCCCGAATTCGCGCGCGCCGCGCAGATTCCGTCGCGCGATGCCGCGCTCGGCGCGTACTTCGACGCCGATGCGAGCTCGACCGAGATCGAGGTCGAGTTGATTCGGCTCGCGCGCACGCGCGTGCTGGTCGCGGGCGGCGCGTCCGTGCCTGCGGCCGTTGCGTCGGCGCTGTGCGCGGCGCGCGGCCGCGGCGTCGACGTGCGGGTCGTGCTCGACCGGACGGGGCGCGCGACGAAGTACAGCGGCGCGGCGTTTCTCGCGAGCGCGGGCGTCAGCGTCGCGCTGAGCGAGCGCGTGTCGAACGCGCACGGGCCGTTCGTCGTCGTCGACGACGCGGTCGTGCTCGGCACCGCGAGCTTCGCGCAGACGCGCGACGCGCGCGGGGCGGGAAACTTCAACGTTTTCTATCGCGCGCCGCAGCTCGCGCAGTCGTATGCGACGGAATTCTGGCGGCTGTACGGCCTGGCGCGCCGATAG
- the madM gene encoding malonate transporter subunit MadM, with protein MIDMLGRVVAHNGLVASFALVGCIMLASAALSKKLTLGRVHGSAIAILIGLALAYVGGAYTGGEKGIADVPLFAGVGLMGGAMLRDFAIVATAFEVQPAEARKAGLIGLASLLLGTVLPFVVGASVARAFGYSDAVSMTTIGAGAVTYIVGPVTGAAIGASSDVIALSIATGLVKAIIVMVGTPFAASFMGLRTPRAAMIFGGLAGTVSGVSAGLAATDRRLVPYGALIATFHTGVGCLLGPSLLFFATKAAVGA; from the coding sequence ATGATCGACATGCTCGGAAGAGTCGTCGCGCACAACGGGCTCGTCGCGTCGTTCGCGCTCGTCGGCTGCATCATGCTCGCGTCGGCGGCGCTGTCGAAGAAGCTCACGCTCGGCCGCGTGCACGGCTCGGCGATCGCGATCCTGATCGGTCTCGCGCTCGCGTACGTCGGCGGCGCGTACACGGGCGGCGAGAAGGGGATCGCCGACGTGCCGCTCTTCGCGGGCGTCGGCCTGATGGGCGGCGCGATGCTGCGCGATTTCGCGATCGTCGCGACCGCGTTCGAGGTGCAGCCCGCCGAGGCGCGCAAGGCGGGGCTCATCGGGCTCGCGTCGCTGTTGCTCGGCACGGTGCTGCCGTTCGTCGTCGGCGCGAGCGTCGCGCGCGCGTTCGGCTATTCGGACGCCGTCAGCATGACGACGATCGGCGCGGGCGCCGTCACGTACATCGTCGGGCCGGTGACGGGCGCGGCGATCGGCGCGAGTTCCGACGTGATCGCGCTCAGCATCGCGACGGGCCTCGTGAAGGCGATCATCGTGATGGTCGGCACGCCGTTCGCGGCGAGCTTCATGGGGCTGCGCACGCCGCGCGCGGCGATGATCTTCGGCGGGCTCGCCGGCACCGTGAGCGGCGTGAGCGCCGGGCTCGCCGCGACCGATCGGCGGCTCGTGCCGTACGGCGCGCTGATCGCGACGTTCCATACGGGCGTCGGATGCCTGCTCGGGCCGTCGCTGCTGTTCTTCGCGACGAAGGCGGCGGTGGGGGCGTGA
- the mdcA gene encoding malonate decarboxylase subunit alpha, with product MTGWNDARAARAARLAAAAPLAQRKRVAARDATALLEAVLRPGERVCIEGDNQKQADLLAAALAAVDSAKVHDLHMVQSGVVLPEHLDVFERGIAKRLDYAYSGPQSQRIAKLLFGGKIEIGAVHTYLELFARYFIDLTPHVALVAAVSADADGNLYTGPNTEDTPTVVEATAFKDGIVIAQVEKIVDRVPRVDIPGDRVHFVVEAGRPFYVEPLFTRDPAGITETQILTAMLAIKGIYARYGVKRLNHGIGFNTAAIELVLPTYGERLGLKGKVCTHWALNPHPTLIPAIESGWVEQIHCFGSEVGMDDYIRARSDIFFTGVDGSLRSNRAFCQTAGLYACDMFIGSTLQIDLAGHSSTVTAERIAGFGGAPNMGSDARGRRHPSEPWIKAGEEADPATPAALRRGRKLVVQIGETFGEKNAPMFVEKLDALRLADKLALDLAPVMVYGDDVTHVVTEEGIANLLLCRDADEREHAIRGVAGYTEIGRGRDRRLVERLRERGVIQRPEDLGVDPLDADRRLLAARSIKDLVHWSDGLYAPPSRFRNW from the coding sequence ATGACGGGATGGAACGACGCCCGCGCCGCGCGCGCCGCGCGTCTCGCGGCGGCCGCGCCGCTCGCGCAGCGCAAGCGGGTGGCCGCGCGCGACGCGACCGCGCTGCTCGAGGCGGTGCTGCGGCCGGGCGAGCGCGTCTGCATCGAGGGTGACAACCAGAAGCAGGCGGATCTGCTCGCCGCGGCGCTCGCCGCCGTCGACAGCGCGAAGGTGCACGATCTGCACATGGTGCAATCGGGCGTCGTGCTGCCCGAGCATCTCGACGTGTTCGAGCGCGGGATCGCGAAGCGGCTCGACTATGCGTATTCGGGCCCGCAGTCGCAGCGAATCGCGAAGCTGCTGTTCGGCGGCAAGATCGAGATCGGCGCGGTGCACACGTATCTCGAGCTGTTCGCGCGCTACTTCATCGATCTGACGCCGCACGTCGCGCTCGTCGCCGCGGTGAGCGCCGACGCCGACGGCAACCTGTACACCGGCCCGAACACCGAGGACACGCCGACCGTCGTCGAGGCGACCGCGTTCAAGGACGGCATCGTGATCGCGCAGGTCGAGAAGATCGTCGATCGCGTGCCGCGCGTCGACATTCCGGGCGACCGCGTGCACTTCGTCGTCGAGGCGGGGCGGCCGTTCTACGTCGAGCCGCTCTTCACGCGCGATCCGGCCGGCATCACCGAGACGCAGATCCTCACCGCGATGCTCGCGATCAAGGGCATCTACGCGCGCTACGGCGTGAAGCGGCTCAATCACGGGATCGGCTTCAACACGGCGGCGATCGAGCTCGTGCTGCCGACCTACGGCGAGCGGCTCGGGCTCAAGGGCAAGGTTTGCACGCACTGGGCGCTGAATCCGCATCCGACGCTCATTCCGGCGATCGAATCCGGCTGGGTCGAGCAGATCCACTGTTTCGGCTCCGAAGTCGGGATGGACGACTACATCCGCGCGCGCTCCGACATCTTCTTCACGGGCGTCGACGGCTCGCTGCGCTCGAATCGCGCGTTCTGCCAGACGGCGGGCCTCTACGCGTGCGACATGTTCATCGGCTCGACGCTGCAGATCGATCTCGCGGGCCATTCGTCGACGGTGACGGCCGAGCGGATCGCGGGCTTCGGCGGCGCGCCGAACATGGGCAGCGACGCGCGCGGGCGGCGTCACCCGAGCGAGCCGTGGATCAAGGCGGGCGAGGAGGCCGATCCGGCGACGCCCGCGGCGCTGCGGCGCGGGCGCAAGCTCGTCGTGCAGATCGGCGAGACGTTCGGCGAGAAGAACGCGCCGATGTTCGTCGAGAAGCTCGATGCGCTGCGCCTGGCCGACAAGCTCGCGCTCGATCTCGCGCCGGTGATGGTGTACGGCGACGACGTCACGCACGTCGTCACGGAGGAAGGGATCGCGAATCTCTTGCTGTGCCGCGACGCCGACGAGCGCGAGCACGCGATTCGCGGCGTGGCCGGCTACACGGAGATCGGCCGCGGCCGCGACCGCCGGCTCGTCGAGCGGCTGCGCGAGCGCGGCGTGATCCAGCGCCCGGAGGATCTCGGCGTCGATCCGCTCGACGCCGACCGGCGGCTTCTCGCCGCGCGGTCGATCAAGGATCTCGTGCATTGGTCGGACGGCCTGTACGCGCCGCCGTCCCGATTCCGCAATTGGTGA
- a CDS encoding LysR family transcriptional regulator, which yields MRPLPPELLRSFVAVAQTGSFTAASERVNLSQSTVSQHIRRLEELLDRPLFERDTRNVRLAPNGEALFRYAVRILELMDEAVASVCGPPLSGKVRLGLSEDFALTHLTAALASFLQRNPDVELEIATGLSGELFDALDAGRHDLVFAKRIAGSRRGRVIRTEPLYWCTGPDSPLTGREPVLPLALHPEPSVSRKRVLETLDAIGQPYRIAVASSSIAVLRAAASAGLGISAFAGYVIPHGLAKLEADLPALGDLEYVIDRPANASRPALALEATLVAAAHEF from the coding sequence ATGCGTCCGTTACCGCCTGAACTGCTGCGCAGTTTCGTCGCCGTCGCGCAGACGGGCAGCTTCACCGCCGCGTCCGAGCGCGTGAACCTGTCGCAATCGACGGTCAGCCAGCACATCCGCCGCCTCGAAGAGCTGCTCGACCGGCCGCTCTTCGAGCGCGACACCCGCAACGTGCGGCTCGCGCCCAACGGCGAGGCCCTGTTCCGCTACGCGGTGCGCATCCTCGAGCTGATGGACGAGGCGGTCGCGTCGGTGTGCGGGCCGCCGCTGTCGGGCAAGGTGCGGCTCGGCTTGTCGGAAGATTTCGCGCTGACGCACCTGACGGCCGCGCTCGCGAGCTTCCTGCAGCGCAACCCGGACGTGGAGCTCGAGATCGCGACGGGCCTGTCCGGCGAGCTGTTCGACGCGCTCGACGCCGGCCGGCACGATCTGGTGTTCGCGAAGCGGATCGCGGGCAGCCGGCGCGGGCGCGTGATCCGCACCGAGCCGCTCTACTGGTGCACGGGCCCCGATTCGCCGCTCACGGGGCGCGAGCCCGTGCTGCCGCTCGCGCTGCATCCGGAGCCGAGCGTGTCGCGCAAGCGCGTGCTCGAGACGCTCGACGCGATCGGCCAGCCGTACCGGATCGCCGTCGCGAGCAGCAGCATCGCGGTGCTGCGCGCGGCGGCGAGCGCGGGGCTCGGCATCAGCGCGTTCGCCGGCTACGTGATTCCGCACGGGCTCGCGAAGCTCGAAGCCGATCTGCCCGCGCTCGGCGATCTCGAATACGTGATCGACCGGCCCGCGAACGCATCGCGCCCGGCGCTCGCGCTCGAGGCGACGCTCGTCGCGGCGGCGCACGAGTTCTGA
- a CDS encoding 3-hydroxyacyl-CoA dehydrogenase NAD-binding domain-containing protein, which translates to MKIQRIAVVGAGVIGASWTAFYLSKGFDVAVTDPAPDARARLDAALANFLGARAASLASHLAFEPTLDAALDGADFVQENGPERLDFKRDLYRRIDALLPARVLVASSSSGLRMSDIQSACGAHPERCLVAHPFNPPHLIPLVELVGGAATSADAIAQAKRFYDGLGKVTIVLNKEMAGHVANRLAAALFREVYHLVGEGVVSVEDADKAVSWGPGLRWALMGQGLVYHLGGGEGGIAHFLEHLSGPMASWWDDLGAPSFSPDVDRKLIDALREIQGARSMRELGAERDRLLVDLIDARRGSFLP; encoded by the coding sequence ATGAAGATTCAACGGATCGCCGTCGTCGGCGCCGGCGTGATCGGCGCGAGCTGGACCGCGTTTTATCTATCGAAGGGCTTCGACGTCGCCGTGACCGATCCGGCGCCCGACGCGCGCGCGCGGCTCGATGCCGCGCTCGCGAATTTTCTCGGCGCGCGCGCCGCGTCGCTCGCATCGCATCTCGCGTTCGAGCCGACGCTCGACGCCGCGCTCGACGGCGCGGATTTCGTGCAGGAAAACGGCCCCGAGCGTCTCGATTTCAAGCGCGACCTGTATCGACGGATCGACGCGTTGCTGCCCGCGCGCGTGCTCGTCGCGTCGAGCTCGTCGGGGCTCAGGATGTCGGACATTCAGAGCGCGTGCGGCGCGCATCCCGAGCGCTGTCTCGTCGCGCATCCGTTCAACCCGCCGCATCTGATTCCGCTCGTCGAGCTGGTCGGCGGCGCCGCGACGTCGGCGGACGCGATCGCGCAGGCCAAGCGCTTCTACGACGGTCTCGGCAAGGTGACGATCGTGCTCAACAAGGAGATGGCGGGCCACGTCGCGAACCGGCTCGCGGCCGCGCTCTTTCGCGAGGTGTATCACCTGGTCGGCGAAGGCGTGGTGAGCGTCGAGGACGCGGACAAGGCCGTGTCGTGGGGGCCCGGCCTGCGCTGGGCGTTGATGGGGCAGGGCCTCGTCTATCATCTCGGCGGCGGCGAGGGCGGCATCGCGCATTTCCTCGAGCATCTGTCGGGCCCGATGGCGAGCTGGTGGGACGATCTCGGCGCGCCGTCGTTTTCGCCCGACGTCGATCGCAAGCTGATCGACGCGCTGCGCGAGATTCAGGGCGCGCGCTCGATGCGGGAACTCGGCGCGGAGCGCGACCGCCTGCTTGTCGACCTGATCGACGCGCGGCGCGGCAGCTTCTTGCCCTGA
- the mdcB gene encoding triphosphoribosyl-dephospho-CoA synthase MdcB: MKRRASSVWTAVWCGEARREPVRALDGAGGADTLLNASNASNASNASNASNASNASNASNASSIAAIPDMRILRHTPSAHNARDRSDARAVAERFDHSTPESHRRTSPAAATIGAHATRCLRLEIDTWPKPGLVSHVDAGSHDDMTAGTFYRSAAALARYFAELAAAGAHDAGMPALRKIGLRAEHAMLAATGGVNTHRGAIFGLGLLCAAAGLRASAERGRCAGATLGALVAARWGGEIVGGPRLAGSHGERAGRRYGVGGARAEAAGGFASVYAIGVPALREAARLAPGDAEAARVHACFALIAAVDDTNLLHRGGRDGLDFAQRTAREFLARGGVGAAGWRARAAAAHRAFVARRLSPGGAADLLAMSLFAAALDAPPLP; the protein is encoded by the coding sequence ATGAAGCGGCGCGCATCCTCGGTATGGACGGCGGTGTGGTGCGGCGAGGCGCGTCGCGAGCCGGTACGCGCGCTTGACGGGGCGGGCGGGGCGGATACGCTGCTGAATGCGTCGAATGCGTCGAATGCGTCGAATGCGTCGAATGCGTCGAATGCGTCGAATGCGTCGAATGCGTCGAATGCGTCGAGCATCGCCGCGATACCGGACATGCGAATCCTCCGGCATACGCCGTCCGCGCACAACGCGCGCGATCGATCCGATGCGCGAGCCGTCGCGGAGCGTTTCGATCATTCGACACCCGAGTCGCACCGGCGAACGTCGCCGGCGGCAGCGACGATCGGCGCCCACGCGACGCGCTGTCTTCGCCTCGAAATCGACACGTGGCCGAAGCCCGGTCTCGTGAGCCACGTCGACGCGGGCAGCCACGACGACATGACGGCCGGCACCTTCTACCGCAGCGCGGCGGCGCTCGCCCGCTACTTCGCCGAGCTCGCCGCGGCGGGCGCGCACGACGCCGGCATGCCGGCGCTGCGCAAGATCGGCCTGCGCGCGGAGCACGCGATGCTCGCGGCGACGGGCGGCGTGAACACGCATCGCGGCGCGATCTTCGGGCTCGGCCTGCTTTGCGCGGCCGCGGGCCTGCGCGCGTCGGCGGAGCGCGGGCGATGCGCGGGCGCGACGCTCGGCGCGCTCGTCGCCGCGCGTTGGGGCGGCGAGATCGTCGGCGGCCCGCGCCTCGCCGGCAGCCACGGCGAACGCGCGGGGCGTCGCTACGGCGTCGGCGGCGCGCGCGCGGAGGCGGCGGGCGGCTTCGCGAGCGTGTATGCGATCGGCGTGCCGGCGCTGCGCGAAGCCGCGCGGCTCGCGCCGGGCGACGCCGAGGCGGCGCGCGTGCACGCGTGCTTCGCGCTGATCGCCGCGGTCGACGACACGAACCTCTTGCATCGCGGCGGCCGCGACGGCCTCGACTTCGCGCAGCGCACGGCGCGCGAATTTCTCGCGCGGGGCGGCGTGGGCGCCGCCGGGTGGCGCGCACGCGCGGCCGCCGCGCATCGCGCATTCGTCGCGCGCCGGCTGAGCCCGGGCGGCGCGGCGGATCTGCTCGCGATGAGCCTGTTCGCCGCCGCACTCGACGCGCCGCCGCTGCCATGA
- a CDS encoding biotin-independent malonate decarboxylase subunit beta, which produces MNAAATATHPKIAPAGASWFEASARQRLAGLVDAGSFEEFVGPRARLVSPHLPLFGLPQQFDDGMVVGRAALGGAPVLVAAQEGRFMGGAFGEVHGAKLTGLLRAARELRSVPVLILFDTGGVRLQEANAGEIAVSEIVRAVIDARAAGVPVVGLVGGRAGCYGGGGIIAACCSALAVSEQGRIGVSGPEVIESRRGVDEFDSRDRALVWRTMGGKHRRLVGGAECFVDDTIDAFRDAAIALVAQARAGAAFGTATLEAEHARLAGRIARFGGCEDALDVWRALGASDANAIPSLDGAAFAALAGRLTEVRDDAR; this is translated from the coding sequence ATGAACGCGGCGGCCACGGCAACGCATCCGAAGATCGCGCCGGCGGGGGCGAGCTGGTTCGAGGCGTCGGCGCGGCAGCGGCTCGCCGGGCTCGTCGACGCGGGCTCGTTCGAGGAATTCGTCGGCCCGCGGGCGCGGCTCGTGAGCCCGCATCTGCCGCTTTTCGGCTTGCCGCAGCAGTTCGACGACGGCATGGTCGTCGGCCGCGCGGCGCTCGGCGGGGCGCCCGTGCTGGTCGCCGCGCAGGAAGGGCGCTTCATGGGCGGCGCGTTCGGCGAGGTGCACGGCGCGAAGCTGACGGGCCTGCTGCGCGCGGCGCGCGAGCTGCGCTCCGTGCCCGTGCTGATCCTGTTCGACACGGGCGGCGTGCGGCTGCAGGAGGCGAACGCGGGCGAGATCGCGGTGTCGGAGATCGTTCGCGCGGTGATCGACGCGCGCGCGGCGGGCGTGCCCGTCGTCGGGCTCGTCGGCGGGCGCGCGGGCTGCTACGGCGGCGGCGGGATCATCGCCGCGTGCTGCTCGGCGCTCGCGGTGTCCGAGCAGGGGCGCATCGGCGTGTCCGGGCCGGAAGTGATCGAGAGCCGGCGCGGCGTCGACGAGTTCGACTCGCGCGATCGCGCGCTCGTCTGGCGGACGATGGGCGGCAAGCATCGGCGGCTCGTCGGCGGCGCGGAGTGCTTCGTCGACGACACGATCGACGCGTTTCGCGACGCCGCAATCGCGCTCGTTGCGCAGGCGCGCGCGGGCGCGGCGTTCGGCACGGCGACGCTCGAGGCCGAGCACGCGCGGCTCGCCGGGCGCATCGCGCGCTTCGGCGGCTGCGAAGACGCGCTCGACGTGTGGCGCGCGCTCGGCGCGAGCGACGCGAACGCGATTCCGTCGCTCGACGGCGCGGCGTTCGCGGCGTTGGCCGGCCGCTTGACGGAGGTGCGCGATGACGCTCGATGA
- the mdcC gene encoding malonate decarboxylase acyl carrier protein, which translates to MEQLNYRHAARARAKGDAAWAIVGVVASGNLEVLVERVLPDTECEVDIRTAAAGFGDVWQAVVADFVERRSPGGLRLSVNDGGARPDMVSLRLAQAVRAIEGDAR; encoded by the coding sequence ATGGAACAGTTGAACTATCGCCACGCCGCGCGCGCGCGCGCGAAGGGCGACGCGGCGTGGGCGATCGTCGGCGTCGTCGCGTCGGGCAATCTCGAAGTGCTCGTCGAGCGCGTGCTGCCCGACACCGAATGCGAAGTCGACATCCGCACGGCGGCCGCGGGCTTCGGCGACGTGTGGCAGGCGGTCGTCGCCGATTTCGTCGAGCGCCGCTCGCCGGGCGGGCTGCGCCTGTCCGTGAACGACGGCGGCGCGCGGCCCGACATGGTGTCGCTGCGGCTCGCGCAGGCCGTGCGCGCGATCGAAGGAGACGCGCGATGA